Sequence from the Maniola hyperantus chromosome Z, iAphHyp1.2, whole genome shotgun sequence genome:
CTCAGTTTGCTAAACGtgtcaatagatggcgttagAGACAAAATGCGTCACGCTACAATTCATTCACATTAGACACATATAATAAGAACGtgatatcatcatcaacaacaagtCCTTAGTATAATGTATGTCAACTCATTACTCAATAACTAAGCGAAAGCATAAATGAAATAGCCACGATGGCAACTTACTAGATAgtaagtctttttttttttgacgaGGCCCTACCAGGGCTGATAAACACATTGAGAACACCGCGCCGAGGCCCAGGCCGGTGCGCCGGCGCTGCGCATGAGTACAAACTACAAACCaatgatttttttaactgtatataattcaaagtcctgattgactgactgatttataccCGTTTCCCgttcccgtttttccttttgaggtgcgggaCGCGGGTACCCCTAAAAACGATAATTTGATCAACTTATGCATAGCGTTAGCTTTACAATGATCGCATCGATTTACAGTTAAACAATGGCTATAGTGCATCTCAGctcgccacgcacacccgcacgtcacccgcgctcgcccgcaccgggttagtgcgggggctgtgtgggtctgcggggcgtccccaccccgactgccatctcgacctgtcgcgtactttacttCATGGACATCTGAATCTTCGTCAGACATTGATTGAtataaccattgacttatatattacttcgtatggacagggctattgaacaaacaaaatagcaccgactcagtggtgctttggcaccaatgcaacctcagtctcagtgacgtctggatttcaaacgggtcgttcattagtaggtatctaagaggtggcgctgatatatttggtttctaaaccgtgaaaaatttagttcgcttgaccatatcttgtcatttatatcgatggatcattatcattatcggCATTTGGCAATGAGCCAGGTATGTTTCAAAAAGTTTTAACCATTCTTTTTATACAACTGAGAGATCAAAAGTTCCTACGATCTTGAATACCATAAATTAATCTTTAAACTATTTATAAACTACaagatgacgcccgcgatttcatccgcgtggatttagatttttttaaatcccgtggaaactctttgatttcccgagataaaaagtagcctatgtcctttcccgggatgtaagctagctcattatcgaatttcatcaaagtcggttaaactgttgggacgtgaaaagctagcaggcagacagagagacagacacgctttatcccggaacattaaatagttcccacgggatttcccaaaaaaaaaaatccacgcggacgaagtcgcgggcatcgtctagtattaaatgcgaaagtatgtctgtctgtcaatctgtctgctagcctttcacggctcatccgtttaaccgattttgacgaaatttggtacagagatagcttgcatctcgaggaaggacataggctacttattatcccgtaaaatcaaagagttcccgcgggatttttacaaaacctaaatccacgcgaacgaagtcacaggcatcatctagtattagtaggtatatagtggCGGTCTGGGGCAtcatattagaatagaatagaatagaatagaatgtttttttattcatgtaaactttttaaaagtgcttatgaatagtcaggtttaatttaccattaaTCGTCGATACCCACaacttacattttaatttatattataacaattattattgttataggtAGCTCTCAGTCGTAATAATTTCGTAAACCTTTAGAATTCATATGAATATTACGTCTTTAAATTCAATTAAAGTTGTAACATTGTTTAAAACATTTACattttagagagagagccagcgagtgccagaccttcgttattttataaaagctgaaagtttctctgcgtatcgtcctcaacacaggaaggaacgatcagcgactgcgaagtttgaatcatggtggatttgggagataacaagtaaCAAAGGTGACTAATCTtaggtcaaagtataaagtaaatttttcttaatatacatttatatagaaaaaaaaattttcttaaaatataaaaaaaaatgcctttatactttgacgttaaATTTTTTActcctttgttacctgttatatctcaaagccaccatgatccaaacttcatagtcgctgatcgtacctctcgtgttggggacaacacgcatagaaattttcagcttttatagaacaacgaaggtctggcacacgctggctcttagtccatttggTAGCTGTATCGTATTGTGTAGTGCAATATTGAtcaacacaatattattatgatatcacGTACGTAACTAACACCGGTGACCGGAATCGGTGTCATAATGAACGCTGAGTTAAGCTTGAATCAAACACAACGCGGGACTGcaactagaatagaatagaatagaagttaATTAGTTGATCCGACAcatgataaacacaaacacaaatatttacaaaaaaaaacattccttaaaatctaataggtacctattatctaaaatGTGTCGTGTAAACTACATCGCGGGACGCTTATAATCttgtagtacgcaacaggtcgacatggccctcggggtatgaggcgagggtaCGCTCGGCACGGGgatagcgtgggggctgtgggggtgtgcggagcgtccaggggctgtgggggtgtgcggggcgtctccaccccgattgccatcttgacctgtcgcgtactatacgttgtTCGTTTTTTGGAGAAATGTTTATTGGTTGTTTTGGAGTGACAACGGGCAGGGAACATAGAAAATACGATAGatgttagggtcccaaggtgctagaatggcgacctcgcaccggaaagcacatCGTTGGAAGACTTCATCGATGGACTAGGTTCTCCTCACactatgtctcttgtagggactcccaCACACCACAATCTTGACTCCTTTGATGTCATTTGATGGGCTTCCAAATCAATGCTGCCGGCGATGGAGACGGCTATTCTTAGAGTATCTctagtgatcaaatcagaaatgaggagatccgtacaaAAACCAGACTAACCCACATAGCTCAGcgagttgcaaagctgaagtgggaAAAGGCAggccacatagttcgaaaaaccgacagATGTTAGGTTCCAAGGGTGCTAGAATGGCatcctcgcactggaaagcgcagcgttaccggcaaagccgtgccgccaagcgatttagcgttccggtacgatgccgtgtagaaaccacaagggcatgggtttagtaaaaactgccataccccttgcaAGTTTGCCCGcttccgtcttagactgcatcatcacttaccaccaggtgagatcgttgtaaagggctaactagtatctgaatgagtaaattaaaaaaatacttttgtgtCGCGGGGCTCGCGGTTTGTGTCGCTCCGCTGTGCGTTCTGTTTGTTTCACCCTGAACACAGAGTCAGATACCTGAACCCAGCTGCGGCCGAATGTATTTACGCAACCTCTCAAATGCCGAAACCAAAACCGGGCAGGTGCGTTATTCTCAATTTCTCAGGACCACTTACATCTTTGTAAAGTTCGTCGACGattcaattttttctttttaattatcaacataaagaatgtttaacaagtccACTTTAGACAGcaaaaaaaaccacgaaggtttagatgtagtgtgtcattccgtctacttattAACACATAATAGTGTTTCTAAATAGAAGCACTATtatgtgtttgattttccgggacaaaaagtagcccatgtccttccccgggatgcaagttatctctgtaccaaatttcgtcaaaatctgttgtacgaatgggccgtgaaaagctagcagacagacagacagagagacggacagacagacagacacacttccgcatttataatattagtatgaattttgactgtgtgtctgtctgtctgtctgctagcttttcacagcccagcAGTTCAACCGACTGACGAAATTTTATAAAGAGTTAGCTcacatcccgggaaggacataggctacttgaaATCCTGAAatattaaagattttaaaaaaacctaaatccacgcggaagtcgcgggcatcatctagtaattattatttcgaCGCTGCCTCAGCGTTGTAGCAATTAAGGCTTAGCGCTTAGGTAATCAAAATAGCATTGCAGAGTGAGCGTTTGATAATCAAGACCTTGTAATACATTAATTGAAGCTAAAGAGGCGTTTATACAAAAACAATGTACTTAGTTTCCTTCCTGTTTCGAATGACGTCACGTATTGCAAGCATAGATTTGTGatcgaaaattattattttctaatcaggtacctatttatttggtGAAAGCAGTGATATGAGGATATCTAAATTAATTGAAGCTAAAGACCCGTTTATACAaaaacaatgtacctacttagtttccTTCCTGTTTCGAATGACGTCACGTATTGCAAGCATAGATTTGTGatcgaaaattattattttctaatcaggtacctatttatttggtGACAGCAGTGTATGAGGATATCTAAATTAATTGAAGCTAAAGACCCGTTTATACAaaaacaatgtacctacttagtttccTTCCTGTTTCGAATGACGTCACGTAGTGCAAGCATAGATTTGTGgtcgaaaattattattttctaatcAGGAACCTATTTATTTGGTGTCATCCACAGATCAGGGATTGACTCATATGTTGTGACAGTGAACTGGCCACAATCGTTCGGGGGCTTAGATTAATACtcgtaattattattcatcatcatcatcatcatcttgatgatggtgatggtacaATCTGGATGGACAACCTAAGCTAGACGTGAAACTGGTTTGTGACACAGCTTTAAAAGAATAaacgtattttcatttttcgtaGAAGCCTAGGGTGATAAGactagggtgagatctatagagcgcactctgacagagttaaaacgatgcagagctatatatctctcacctgagcaaagtcaaagctcTATAGATAGCCCTATGTGAGTGAGTGAGGCTATTaggcgccctaagcacgtccttaacgatcccgacgatcaaatcatgaccgacaatgcaccctatctcgtagggctacacaatctAACcttatcacagcgtcttcgccggcgtgGCAGAGCTAGTTAATGTTTCTGGGTTTCAGCCGTTATTTTAAGGTGGCCCACGTCTCATTCGCTAGTTAGGCTAAACGAGGCATCCTTCATGCAACCGGGCGGGTCGGCGGGGTTGCGGATTGCCGGTGTCCCCTGGACCCTGGACAAGAAGGAACTGCTACGGTACCACTCCCAACACCTGAGCAGAGCCTAGACCATACTCCCGTGTTCCCACCATCCGACTCCGATCCAAACAACCCTCCATTAAACTCCCTACAAACCACCCTAAAATCCCGCACACTCCACAAGCacttacacacatacatacacacaaacacTACTCAGATAACACATTTAAACCCAAAATGGCGGATCTAAAAACACGTATCGGTCTCCTGGTGGGTAGCGGCTTAACGCCCAAATCCCACCCTGGCACCCAGGTGCCGTCCACGGACGGCGCCCAGGGCCCAGGCTGCCCCACCGTATCAGGAGGGGGCATAGAAACGCTAAACATCGGAACGACAACGATGTTACCAACGACCTCGGCGAGCAACACGGACATGTCCTCCATAGCCGCAGCGATCCCTGCGCCTGCTAGCGCAAGCGCATGGACGCTCGTGGCccccaaaaagaaaaagaagggaaacaggacagacagacggaccaaGAAACACACGAGCACatacgctgacagacagacggactcaGATGCCAACCGACCGACTGACACTAGGGACGAAGGCGGGAAGCGGAAAGACTCCGACTGCCTGACTGCGGACACCAGCGACTTGGTCGGGGGAGGCAAAAGGAGAAGCGAAGGGAGGCCACCACTAAGTGGCGACCGTCCTCTCGTGGACACTGGCGCAACCCCTAACCGCCTCGCGGGTGAACACGCGGACGGGCAGAGACCGGCCTCTGACCACAACCCACAAGCCTCGGGTGAGTCGGGCACCACCACCATCAGGGCTGGGCAAACCGTGGCCAAGGAGAGGGCAAACGTTGGTGGTCACACTGACCCCGACGGGAACCCCATCCGGGTGCGGGGCGCAACGGGCCCTGGCGGTTCCAACACCGCCCGACCCCCAAAaacaacaacagagacaacagACAAAACTGGAACAAACATACCTGAGACCCAGAATCCACCTAGATCGCGGGCACACCCTCGGTTTAGGAAGCGAAACAGGGGACCAGGGAAAGCCAAACAAAATAACCCCGGACCGTCATCGAGCCAACCCCAAAAAAGAGACAGACTTGATGACACGATTTCACCCCGGGGTGAATACAAACGCGCACGGACGGAAGGCGGGCAAACTCGAGATGCGAAGGGCTCCTATGCTAGAGCAGCCCAATCGCACTTGAGCGTAGCCATAACCATAACACCTAGAACAGACCTTACCCAAACTGAGGCAAGTTCCATACAGGGTCAGATACAGAAAGCGATTTTCGCGGCCTGTATCGAACCCTTGGCACCAGGCCAGACCCGATACGCCCCGGCGTTCGAGGGAAAAGCCTTCCTCAGTGAGGGTGTACTGAAAATGTGGTGCCACGATGACAAAGCCCTCAGCTGGCTTGTCAACGTGGTGCCCAAACTAACATCGCCTAGGAGCGGAACGAGGCTCGCTGTGATACCTCAGACCGATATACCAGTCCGGGTCAGATCGGGACTCTTCGTCCCCGACTACGACGGAGAGATAGGCCTTTTACACAAAGTCCTATCTCACCAAAACCCATGGTATGACGTATCGCAGTGGACCCTGTTCAGCTACAGCAGAACGACCAGCAGCCCTCCCGGGGTGTTCCTGATTCTAGGAATACCCAATGAAGAGCTGCCAAAGATCATGGAACGCGAAAGGAAGGTCGCCTACTCCACGGGCACTATCTACGTCAGGTTCTTCACGGATGAAGGACTGAGTGATGTACCGCCCGGGCATAGCTCAGAGCCTGAAAACCGAGAGGAGCCTGATGTGGGTGGTGACATGGATGTGGATGAACCAACCAGACAACTACATGCAACACCTGAGCCCTCCGTAAGCGCAGTCCTCGGCAACATCGAGGAACTGCTAGCGGACTCCCGGATTAACCCTATACAACCCCGGGAGAGAAAGGCGGAACAAAACGCGTCAGACAAAACTGCCCCTGTCGAACTACCCCCGGCACAGAGGgcgacagaaaaataaaaattatacaaaccAACCTCC
This genomic interval carries:
- the LOC138404488 gene encoding uncharacterized protein, with amino-acid sequence MLPTTSASNTDMSSIAAAIPAPASASAWTLVAPKKKKKGNRTDRRTKKHTSTYADRQTDSDANRPTDTRDEGGKRKDSDCLTADTSDLVGGGKRRSEGRPPLSGDRPLVDTGATPNRLAGEHADGQRPASDHNPQASGESGTTTIRAGQTVAKERANVGGHTDPDGNPIRVRGATGPGGSNTARPPKTTTETTDKTGTNIPETQNPPRSRAHPRFRKRNRGPGKAKQNNPGPSSSQPQKRDRLDDTISPRGEYKRARTEGGQTRDAKGSYARAAQSHLSVAITITPRTDLTQTEASSIQGQIQKAIFAACIEPLAPGQTRYAPAFEGKAFLSEGVLKMWCHDDKALSWLVNVVPKLTSPRSGTRLAVIPQTDIPVRVRSGLFVPDYDGEIGLLHKVLSHQNPWYDVSQWTLFSYSRTTSSPPGVFLILGIPNEELPKIMERERKVAYSTGTIYVRFFTDEGLSDVPPGHSSEPENREEPDVGGDMDVDEPTRQLHATPEPSVSAVLGNIEELLADSRINPIQPRERKAEQNASDKTAPVELPPAQRATEK